In Hevea brasiliensis isolate MT/VB/25A 57/8 chromosome 13, ASM3005281v1, whole genome shotgun sequence, a single genomic region encodes these proteins:
- the LOC110632971 gene encoding uncharacterized protein LOC110632971 isoform X1, translated as MGKEWYWFAGKSSKRGSGGGLDKDSATTLSGCMCSVFQIFDFHQFQFPSHQQQPSLKPDSFLPQPEPEAEISISKGAEAPRNSLELDEPSSPTTVTEEESLDIPMGIQIKTNIGDASSKVQGAPNDSSSSEISSSPSTKTPNLVARLMGLDLLPDQSYSPTSSSSTLGPPNPLGKSHLQHHCRRRQFLQSKTSSHRSGLDSDFSGTRSLPETPRISSARRSDVEHRLSLQINKESLSSNEELVLSRISSLKRKELKTEEENRSPGHYAREIVKQVKERVSRKVGLDITNTVKNRDQASRDELISQLKSKKVSKVLTKVANDSSPGKQTASCSPRLKFLEPRTISSVPSTKDHCISQSLKSSISAHSPVNIMPQKTKAPTKPKLQLVQEQEYHQQQQQRPVKKCKKVAEERFGPPPRLKKPPQTSDIIRNKQEEPFVSPAIATRANIPDKKCKKTPLSNDLLNITVPTLLPVKKDPTPPATKIPQKTVPNAQESKRSSQLSSCSSQSYKQQEALNARGSNKSNNEDKSNGAATTTITGDGAAAEYEYITRIIRRTGIDKDTPVSFSRWFSPSHPLDPSIFYYLEHFTTISPASTSNGNYAYGQLSHRCNRKLLFQAVDEMLVEILKPYMNMKPWASTSVSTCDFIAGKKDVQGSHLIDMLCSKVRSFPCADCRVLEDIDALVDTDMPQLKLQSEVAFGEEGEGIVSEVEKDLLDALIHEMAVILHGDRVQ; from the exons ATGGGCAAGGAATGGTATTGGTTTGCTGGCAAATCCTCCAAGAGAGGAAGTGGAGGAGGACTAGATAAAGACAGTGCAACCACTCTTTCTGGTTGTATGTGCTCTGTCTTTCAGATATTTGATTTCCATCAGTTCCAGTTTCCTTCGCACCAGCAGCAGCCTTCATTAAAGCCCGACTCTTTCCTTCCTCAGCCTGAGCCTGAGGCTGAGATCTCTATCTCCAAAG GTGCCGAAGCACCAAGGAATAGCTTGGAATTAGACGAGCCTTCATCGCCAACTACTGTTACAGAAGAAGAAAGTTTAGATATCCCA ATGggtattcaaattaaaacaaatattGGAGATGCAAGTTCAAAAGTACAAGGAGCTCCAAATGATTCTTCTTCCTCAGAAATCAGCTCTTCCCCAAGTACCAAGACCCCAAACTTGGTTGCTAGACTCATGGGTCTTGATCTTCTTCCTGATCAAAGCTACTCTCCAACCTCTTCTTCGTCAACTCTTGGGCCACCAAATCCTCTAGGGAAGTCTCATTTACAGCACCATTGTCGACGTCGGCAGTTTCTCCAAAGCAAAACAAGTAGCCACAGAAGTGGTTTGGACAGTGATTTTTCAGGCACGCGTTCTTTGCCGGAGACTCCGAGAATATCATCAGCTAGAAGATCAGATGTGGAACACCGCTTGTCGCTTCAGATCAACAAAGAGAGCCTGAGCTCTAATGAAGAACTGGTTCTCTCTCGTATCTCATCGTTGAAACGCAAAGAGCTCAAAACTGAAGAAGAAAATAGAAGTCCAGGCCATTATGCCAGGGAGATTGTGAAGCAGGTCAAAGAACGCGTTAGCAGGAAAGTTGGATTGGACATTACAAACACGGTAAAAAACAGAGATCAAGCAAGCAGAGATGAGCTTATTAGCCAATTGAAGTCGAAGAAGGTGAGCAAGGTTCTAACTAAAGTCGCTAATGATTCAAGTCCAGGCAAGCAAACAGCTTCTTGCTCACCTAGACTCAAATTCTTGGAACCCAGGACAATTTCCAGTGTACCATCCACCAAGGACCACTGTATTTCTCAATCTCTAAAATCATCAATTTCAGCACATTCACCGGTCAATATCATGCCACAAAAGACCAAAGCTCCAACAAAGCCTAAGTTGCAGCTGGTGCAAGAGCAAGAGTACCACCAGCAGCAGCAACAGAGACCTGTCAAGAAGTGCAAAAAAGTGGCTGAAGAGAGGTTTGGTCCACCACCTAGACTCAAGAAACCTCCGCAAACTTCGGATATTATCCGAAACAAGCAGGAAGAACCATTTGTGAGTCCAGCAATAGCAACCAGAGCAAACATTCCTGACAAGAAATGCAAGAAAACCCCATTATCAAATGACCTACTTAACATTACGGTCCCTACCCTCCTTCCAGTCAAGAAAGATCCTACTCCTCCAGCCACAAAGATTCCTCAAAAAACG GTGCCAAATGCTCAAGAATCGAAACGTAGCTCACAGTTATCTAGTTGTTCGAGCCAGTCGTACAAACAACAAGAAGCGCTCAACGCCCGAGGCAGCAACAAGAGCAACAATGAGGACAAGTCTAACGGTGctgccaccaccaccatcaccggAGATGGAGCAGCGGCAGAATATGAGTACATCACTCGAATAATAAGACGTACAGGCATAGACAAGGATACCCCAGTGTCGTTTAGTAGGTGGTTCTCTCCATCCCATCCTTTAGACCCTTCAATTTTTTACTATCTTGAGCATTTCACCACCATTTCCCCTGCCTCCACCAGCAATGGAAACTATGCTTATGGTCAACTCAGCCATAGGTGTAATAGAAAGTTACTGTTTCAAGCAGTGGATGAAATGTTGGTCGAGATTTTGAAGCCTTACATGAACATGAAACCATGGGCTAGCACATCAGTCAGTACATGTGATTTTATTGCCGGTAAAAAAGACGTGCAAGGCTCACATTTAATTGACATGTTATGTTCGAAAGTTAGAAGCTTCCCCTGCGCTGACTGTCGCGTTCTTGAAGACATTGATGCTTTAGTAGACACAGACATGCCACAATTGAAGCTCCAGAGCGAGGTGGCGTTTGGCGAAGAAGGAGAAGGGATTGTGTCGGAGGTTGAGAAGGATTTGCTGGACGCACTAATACATGAAATGGCTGTGATTCTTCATGGTGATAGGGTGCAATAG
- the LOC110632971 gene encoding uncharacterized protein LOC110632971 isoform X2, whose product MGIQIKTNIGDASSKVQGAPNDSSSSEISSSPSTKTPNLVARLMGLDLLPDQSYSPTSSSSTLGPPNPLGKSHLQHHCRRRQFLQSKTSSHRSGLDSDFSGTRSLPETPRISSARRSDVEHRLSLQINKESLSSNEELVLSRISSLKRKELKTEEENRSPGHYAREIVKQVKERVSRKVGLDITNTVKNRDQASRDELISQLKSKKVSKVLTKVANDSSPGKQTASCSPRLKFLEPRTISSVPSTKDHCISQSLKSSISAHSPVNIMPQKTKAPTKPKLQLVQEQEYHQQQQQRPVKKCKKVAEERFGPPPRLKKPPQTSDIIRNKQEEPFVSPAIATRANIPDKKCKKTPLSNDLLNITVPTLLPVKKDPTPPATKIPQKTVPNAQESKRSSQLSSCSSQSYKQQEALNARGSNKSNNEDKSNGAATTTITGDGAAAEYEYITRIIRRTGIDKDTPVSFSRWFSPSHPLDPSIFYYLEHFTTISPASTSNGNYAYGQLSHRCNRKLLFQAVDEMLVEILKPYMNMKPWASTSVSTCDFIAGKKDVQGSHLIDMLCSKVRSFPCADCRVLEDIDALVDTDMPQLKLQSEVAFGEEGEGIVSEVEKDLLDALIHEMAVILHGDRVQ is encoded by the exons ATGggtattcaaattaaaacaaatattGGAGATGCAAGTTCAAAAGTACAAGGAGCTCCAAATGATTCTTCTTCCTCAGAAATCAGCTCTTCCCCAAGTACCAAGACCCCAAACTTGGTTGCTAGACTCATGGGTCTTGATCTTCTTCCTGATCAAAGCTACTCTCCAACCTCTTCTTCGTCAACTCTTGGGCCACCAAATCCTCTAGGGAAGTCTCATTTACAGCACCATTGTCGACGTCGGCAGTTTCTCCAAAGCAAAACAAGTAGCCACAGAAGTGGTTTGGACAGTGATTTTTCAGGCACGCGTTCTTTGCCGGAGACTCCGAGAATATCATCAGCTAGAAGATCAGATGTGGAACACCGCTTGTCGCTTCAGATCAACAAAGAGAGCCTGAGCTCTAATGAAGAACTGGTTCTCTCTCGTATCTCATCGTTGAAACGCAAAGAGCTCAAAACTGAAGAAGAAAATAGAAGTCCAGGCCATTATGCCAGGGAGATTGTGAAGCAGGTCAAAGAACGCGTTAGCAGGAAAGTTGGATTGGACATTACAAACACGGTAAAAAACAGAGATCAAGCAAGCAGAGATGAGCTTATTAGCCAATTGAAGTCGAAGAAGGTGAGCAAGGTTCTAACTAAAGTCGCTAATGATTCAAGTCCAGGCAAGCAAACAGCTTCTTGCTCACCTAGACTCAAATTCTTGGAACCCAGGACAATTTCCAGTGTACCATCCACCAAGGACCACTGTATTTCTCAATCTCTAAAATCATCAATTTCAGCACATTCACCGGTCAATATCATGCCACAAAAGACCAAAGCTCCAACAAAGCCTAAGTTGCAGCTGGTGCAAGAGCAAGAGTACCACCAGCAGCAGCAACAGAGACCTGTCAAGAAGTGCAAAAAAGTGGCTGAAGAGAGGTTTGGTCCACCACCTAGACTCAAGAAACCTCCGCAAACTTCGGATATTATCCGAAACAAGCAGGAAGAACCATTTGTGAGTCCAGCAATAGCAACCAGAGCAAACATTCCTGACAAGAAATGCAAGAAAACCCCATTATCAAATGACCTACTTAACATTACGGTCCCTACCCTCCTTCCAGTCAAGAAAGATCCTACTCCTCCAGCCACAAAGATTCCTCAAAAAACG GTGCCAAATGCTCAAGAATCGAAACGTAGCTCACAGTTATCTAGTTGTTCGAGCCAGTCGTACAAACAACAAGAAGCGCTCAACGCCCGAGGCAGCAACAAGAGCAACAATGAGGACAAGTCTAACGGTGctgccaccaccaccatcaccggAGATGGAGCAGCGGCAGAATATGAGTACATCACTCGAATAATAAGACGTACAGGCATAGACAAGGATACCCCAGTGTCGTTTAGTAGGTGGTTCTCTCCATCCCATCCTTTAGACCCTTCAATTTTTTACTATCTTGAGCATTTCACCACCATTTCCCCTGCCTCCACCAGCAATGGAAACTATGCTTATGGTCAACTCAGCCATAGGTGTAATAGAAAGTTACTGTTTCAAGCAGTGGATGAAATGTTGGTCGAGATTTTGAAGCCTTACATGAACATGAAACCATGGGCTAGCACATCAGTCAGTACATGTGATTTTATTGCCGGTAAAAAAGACGTGCAAGGCTCACATTTAATTGACATGTTATGTTCGAAAGTTAGAAGCTTCCCCTGCGCTGACTGTCGCGTTCTTGAAGACATTGATGCTTTAGTAGACACAGACATGCCACAATTGAAGCTCCAGAGCGAGGTGGCGTTTGGCGAAGAAGGAGAAGGGATTGTGTCGGAGGTTGAGAAGGATTTGCTGGACGCACTAATACATGAAATGGCTGTGATTCTTCATGGTGATAGGGTGCAATAG